The following coding sequences are from one Syngnathus acus chromosome 14, fSynAcu1.2, whole genome shotgun sequence window:
- the synj1 gene encoding synaptojanin-1 isoform X5 — protein sequence MAFSKGYRVYHKLDPPPYSVIVETRAREECLMFESGAVAVLSAAEKEAIKNTYSKIVDAYGILGVLRLNLGDSMLHSLVLVTGCSSVGKVQESEVFRVTQTDFVSLKNDPGDEERISEVRKVLNSGHFYFAWSASGVGMDLSLNARRRILEDTTDNRFFWNQSLHLHLKHYGVNCDDWLLRLMCGGVEIRTIYAGHKQAKACIFSRLSSERAGTRFNVRGTNDDGQVANFVETEQAIFLDDRVSSFIQIRGSIPLFWEQPGIQVGSHRVKLSRGFEANAPAFERHFTALKRLYGKQVIINLLGSKEGEHMLSKAFQSHLKASEHAAWVKMVNFDYHQNVRGGKADKLHSVLKPQLSKFLDDCGFFYYSGEMGITRSQGGTIRTNCLDCLDRTNSVQAFFALEVLPKQLEEMGLTEKPQLVARFQEVFRTMWSANGDSVSKIYAGTGALDGKAKASKLKDGARSVTRTIQNNFFDSSKQEAIDILRLGSTLNSDLADKARALLTTSSLYVTEPVLQSASPRVLLGMCRNHRKYTRPKPIRVCVGTWNVNGGKQFRSIAFRNQTLNDWLLDAPKIAGHPEFQDSKANPIDIFAIGFEEMVELNAGNIVSASTTNQKLWAAELQKNISRDHKYVLLASEQLVGVCLFVFIRPQHAPFIRDVAVDTVKTGMGGATGNKGGVAIRLLFHTTSICFVCSHFAAGQSQVKERNDDYNEITRRLSFPMGRLLYSHDYVFWCGDFNYRINLPNEEVKDLIRQQNWDALTAGDQLFDQKNAGLVFRGFIEGKLDFAPTYKYDLFSEDYDTSEKCRTPAWTDRILWKRRKWNFDKTAEEMNVVGASTSGENEDDPDYPWSPGTLKYYGRAELKTSDHRPVVSIVDVDVLEVDPEARHQVYKDVIALQGPPDGTVLVSLCSSGPDDYFDDALIDELLDKFASFGEVILIRFVEEKMWVTFLDGYSALAALSLSASTVLGKMLDIRLKSPGWIKSLEEEMSVERICGSIPTSASSTLLAEDADMGDDDYDMEGDVDEEVEAVLPQHLQPSADSASGSSPMTSPRGSPCASPTHSEAGRPGRTAQPARPSQGPPGDLQPGAPSTQGLEPRRAPPPRPNAPPVRPTPPQRPPPPSGSKSPALPRSVAGRGQATAGPPAAAGSSRPNLPPRAGVISVAPQSRASPLPHPGAPRPTSDVHPGAPRVNADTHPGAPRPTKPSDLPLAGPTVAPAARPSAQPQPTGPTQSQLPPPMQPTHAAPPQTLASPKPPPRSRSHHGLPPDAAKGDSAPKTNGVNGVQSKPKGPDALDFLIPSRSLNRGASLRSPPSVPASLSSLMSAGLLLPPPAMPRSRSQETLRASPNLLAAEPLPARPCSTNPFFGQHDWAPPVRATVGPQRLSRGASPITLSSATQPVLPLHRQPPNWVTFNDDFPLPVGRAAATPSSAALTEPDWVTEAVVPSAPPLEFDLFPEPDWLNPSPAFPAHRAKTLPPNTALFPEPDWLSSIPGVPPPVPSRSGAAVANPPSGSGPGCLLFPN from the exons ATGGCCTTCAGCAAAGGTTATCGTGTCTACCACAAGCTGGACCCGCCCCCCTACAGCGTGATTGTGGAGACGCGCGCTCGGGAAGAGTGCCTGATGTTTGAATCCGGTGCCGTCGCCGTCCTCT CTGCGGCTGAGAAGGAGGCCATTAAGAACACGTATTCCAAGATAGTGGACGCCTACGGGATCTTGGGCGTCCTCCGCCTCAACCTGG GCGACTCCATGCTCCACAGCCTAGTGCTAGTGACGGGCTGCAGCTCGGTGGGCAAAGTGCAGGAGTCTGAAGTGTTCCGGGTGACGCAGACGGACTTTGTGTCGCTGAAGAACGACCCCGGCGACGAGGAACGTATCAGCGAGGTGCGCAAGGTGCTCAACTCGGGTCACTTCTACTTTGCCTGGTCCGCCTCGGGCGTCGGCATGGACTTGAGCCTCAACGCGCGCCGCCGCATCCTGGAGGACACCACAGACAACCGCTTCTTCTG GAACCAGTCGCTGCACCTGCACCTGAAGCATTACGGCGTCAACTGCGACGACTGGCTGCTGCGGCTGATGTGCGGCGGTGTGGAGATCCGCACGATCTACGCCGGCCACAAGCAGGCCAAGGCGTGCATCTTCTCCCGCCTCAGCTCTGAGCGGGCCGGCACGCGCTTCAACGTGCGCGGCACCAACGACGACGGGCAGGTGGCCAACTTTGTGGAGACCGAGCAG GCCATCTTCCTTGATGACAGAGTATCGTCGTTCATCCAGATCCGCGGCTCCATTCCGCTCTTTTGGGAACAGCCGGGGATCCAG GTCGGCTCTCACCGCGTCAAACTCTCCCGAGGATTTGAAGCCAACGCTCCAGCCTTTGAAAG ACACTTCACCGCCTTGAAGAGGTTGTACGGCAAGCAAGTCATCATCAATCTGCTCGGCAGTAAGGAAGGAGAACACATGCTCAGTAAAGCCTTTCAG AGTCACCTGAAGGCCTCGGAGCACGCGGCGTGGGTCAAGATGGTCAACTTCGACTACCACCAGAACGTGCGCGGCGGCAAAGCCGACAAGCTGCACAGCGTGCTCAAGCCGCAGCTTAGCAAGTTCCTGGACGACTGCGGCTTCTTCTACTACTCGGGAGAGATGGGCATCACCAG gAGCCAAGGCGGCACCATCAGGACCAACTGCCTGGACTGTTTGGACAGAACCAACAGCGTGCAAGCCTTCTTTGCCCTGGAG GTGCTGCCCAAGCAACTGGAAGAAATGGGCCTGACGGAGAAGCCTCAGCTGGTGGCCCGCTTCCAGGAGGTGTTCCGGACCATGTGGTCAGCCAACGGTGACTCGGTCAGCAAGATCTACGCCGGCACCGGCGCCCTAGACGGCAAGGCCAAG GCAAGCAAGTTGAAAGACGGCGCTCGCTCGGTGACCAGGACCATCCAGAACAACTTCTTTGACAGCTCCAAGCAGGAAGCCATCGACATCCTGCGACTGGGCTCCACGCTCAACAGCGACCTGGCCGACAAGGCGCGGGCCTTGCTCACCACTTCCAGCCTCTACG TCACTGAGCCCGTCTTGCAGTCAG CCTCGCCCCGGGTGCTGCTAGGTATGTGCCGGAACCACCGCAAGTACACGCGGCCCAAGCCGATCCGAGTGTGCGTGGGCACGTGGAACGTCAACGGCGGCAAGCAGTTCCGCAGCATCGCCTTCCGCAACCAGACGCTCAACGACTGGCTGCTGGACGCCCCCAAGATCGCCGGCCACCCCGAGTTCCAAG ACAGCAAAGCCAACCCAATCGACATCTTTGCCATCGGCTTTGAGGAAATGGTGGAGCTGAACGCTGGAAACATCGTCAGCGCCAG CACCACCAACCAGAAGCTGTGGGCCGCCGAGTTGCAGAAGAACATCTCGCGGGACCACAAGTATGTGCTGCTGGCTTCCGAGCAGCTGGTGGGCGTGTGCTTGTTCGTGTTCATCCGCCCCCAGCACGCCCCCTTCATCAG GGACGTGGCAGTGGACACGGTGAAAACGGGCATGGGCGGCGCCACGGGCAACAAAGGGGGCGTGGCCATCCGCCTGCTCTTCCACACCACCAGCATCTGCTTCGTGTGCTCGCATTTTGCCGCGGGACAGTCGCAGGTCAAGGAGAGGAACGACGACTACAACGAGATCACGCGCAGGCTCAGCTTCCCCATG GGCCGCCTGCTCTACTCTCACGACTACGTTTTCTGGTGCGGCGACTTCAACTACCGCATCAACCTGCCCAACGAGGAGGTGAAGGATCTGATCAGGCAACAGAACTGGGATGCGCTGACCGCTGGCGACCAGCTCTTTGACCAGAAGAACGCCGGATTG GTGTTCCGGGGATTCATCGAGGGTAAACTGGACTTTGCGCCCACGTACAAGTACGACCTTTTCTCAGAGGACTACGACACCAGCGAGAAGTGCCGCACGCCCGCCTGGACCGATCGGATCCTGTGGAAGCGCAGGAAGTGGAACTTTGACAAAACAG CTGAGGAGATGAACGTGGTTGGCGCTTCGACGTCAGGCGAGAACGAGGACGACCCGGATTACCCCTGGAGCCCCGGGACCCTCAAGTACTACGGCAGGGCTGAGCTCAAGACCTCGGACCACAG GCCGGTGGTGTCCATCGTGGATGTGGATGTCCTGGAGGTGGACCCGGAGGCCCGGCACCAGGTCTACAAGGACGTTATTGCCCTGCAGGGACCCCCAGACGGCACGGTCCTGGTGTCGCTGTGCTCGTCCGGACCCGACGACTACTTTGACGACGCGCTCATCGACGAGCTGCTCGACAAGTTTGCCAGCTTCGGCGAGGTCATCCTCATCAG ATTTGTTGAGGAGAAGATGTGGGTGACGTTCCTGGACGGTTACTCCGCTCTGGCCGCTTTGTCTCTCAGCGCATCCACT GTTCTTGGCAAGATGCTCGACATCCGCCTGAAGAGCCCCGGCTGGATTAAGAGcctggaggaggagatgagCGTGGAGCGCATCTGCGGCAGCATCCCCACCTCGGCTAGCTCCACCCTCCTGGCCGAAGACGCCGACATGGGCGACGACGACTATGACATGGAGGGCGACGTGGACGAGGAGGTGGAGGCGGTCCTTCCGCAGCACCTGCAGCCGTCCGCCGACTCGGCGTCGGGCTCCTCCCCGATGACCTCGCCGCGAGGCAGCCCCTGCGCCTCCCCCACCCACAGCGAGGCCGGCAGGCCCGGACGCACCGCTCAACCGGCCCGACCCTCACAAG GCCCTCCTGGGGACCTGCAGCCCGGCGCGCCGTCGACCCAAGGCTTGGAGCCCAGGCGTGCGCCCCCTCCCCGACCCAACGCGCCCCCCGTGAGACCCACGCCGCCCCAGCGCCCGCCGCCCCCCTCAG GATCAAAAAGCCCGGCTCTCCCTCGGTCCGTCGCAG GTCGAGGCCAGGCAACCGCAGGCCCCCCCGCAGCGGCGGGTTCCTCCAGGCCG AATCTTCCCCCTCGAGCCGGCGTGATCAGCGTGGCTCCGCAGTCCCGTGCCTCTCCTCTTCCCCACCCCGGCGCTCCCCGCCCCACCTCCGACGTGCACCCGGGGGCCCCTCGAGTCAACGCTGACACCCACCCCGGGGCGCCTCGACCGACCAAACCGTCTGATCTTCCTCTAG CGGGTCCCACGGTGGCCCCTGCGGCGAGACCGTCGGCACAGCCCCAGCCCACCGGCCCGACCCAGTCTCAGCTGCCTCCCCCCATGCAGCCCACGCACGCCGCCCCGCCGCAGACGCTGGCCTCTCCTAAGCCACCGCCCCGTTCCCGATCTCATCATGGTCTGCCGCCGGACGCCGCCAAGGGCGACTCGGCCCCCAAG ACCAACGGAGTGAATGGCGTCCAATCCAAGCCCAAGGGCCCGGACGCCCTCGACTTCCTGATCCCTTCCCGATCCCTGAACCGCGGCGCCTCCCTGCGGAGTCCGCCCTCCGTCCCCGCCTCCTTATCGTCCTTGATGTCCGCCGGCCTCCTCCTGCCGCCGCCCGCTATGCCCCGCAGTCGCTCGCAAGAGACCCTGCGCGCCTCCCCAAACCTTTTGGCCGCCGAGCCGCTCCCCGCGCGGCCCTGCAGCACCAACCCGTTTTTTGGCCAGCACGATTGGGCGCCGCCCGTCCGCGCCACAGTTGGCCCTCAGCGCCTTTCCCGGGGCGCGTCCCCGATCACGCTCTCTTCGGCCACGCAACCCGTCCTGCCGCTCCACCGCCAGCCTCCTAATTGGGTCACCTTCAACGACGACTTCCCGCTTCCGGTCGGGCGCGCTGCCGCGACCCCCAGCTCCGCCGCCCTCACCGAACCGGACTGGGTAACTGAAGCTGTGGTCCCGTCGGCCCCTCCCCTCGAATTCGACCTGTTTCCTGAGCCGGACTGGTTAAACCCTTCCCCGGCCTTCCCCGCGCACCGGGCCAAAACTTTGCCCCCAAACACGGCCCTCTTTCCCGAACCCGACTGGTTAAGCTCCATCCCGGGCGTTCCTCCTCCAGTCCCGTCGCGCTCCGGCGCCGCTGTCGCCAACCCCCCCAGTGGATCCGGTCCCGGCTGCCTACTCTTTCCCAACTGA
- the synj1 gene encoding synaptojanin-1 isoform X8 — protein MAFSKGYRVYHKLDPPPYSVIVETRAREECLMFESGAVAVLSAAEKEAIKNTYSKIVDAYGILGVLRLNLGDSMLHSLVLVTGCSSVGKVQESEVFRVTQTDFVSLKNDPGDEERISEVRKVLNSGHFYFAWSASGVGMDLSLNARRRILEDTTDNRFFWNQSLHLHLKHYGVNCDDWLLRLMCGGVEIRTIYAGHKQAKACIFSRLSSERAGTRFNVRGTNDDGQVANFVETEQAIFLDDRVSSFIQIRGSIPLFWEQPGIQVGSHRVKLSRGFEANAPAFERHFTALKRLYGKQVIINLLGSKEGEHMLSKAFQSHLKASEHAAWVKMVNFDYHQNVRGGKADKLHSVLKPQLSKFLDDCGFFYYSGEMGITRSQGGTIRTNCLDCLDRTNSVQAFFALEVLPKQLEEMGLTEKPQLVARFQEVFRTMWSANGDSVSKIYAGTGALDGKAKASKLKDGARSVTRTIQNNFFDSSKQEAIDILRLGSTLNSDLADKARALLTTSSLYVTEPVLQSASPRVLLGMCRNHRKYTRPKPIRVCVGTWNVNGGKQFRSIAFRNQTLNDWLLDAPKIAGHPEFQDSKANPIDIFAIGFEEMVELNAGNIVSASTTNQKLWAAELQKNISRDHKYVLLASEQLVGVCLFVFIRPQHAPFIRDVAVDTVKTGMGGATGNKGGVAIRLLFHTTSICFVCSHFAAGQSQVKERNDDYNEITRRLSFPMGRLLYSHDYVFWCGDFNYRINLPNEEVKDLIRQQNWDALTAGDQLFDQKNAGLVFRGFIEGKLDFAPTYKYDLFSEDYDTSEKCRTPAWTDRILWKRRKWNFDKTAEEMNVVGASTSGENEDDPDYPWSPGTLKYYGRAELKTSDHRPVVSIVDVDVLEVDPEARHQVYKDVIALQGPPDGTVLVSLCSSGPDDYFDDALIDELLDKFASFGEVILIRFVEEKMWVTFLDGYSALAALSLSASTVLGKMLDIRLKSPGWIKSLEEEMSVERICGSIPTSASSTLLAEDADMGDDDYDMEGDVDEEVEAVLPQHLQPSADSASGSSPMTSPRGSPCASPTHSEAGRPGRTAQPARPSQGPPGDLQPGAPSTQGLEPRRAPPPRPNAPPVRPTPPQRPPPPSGRGQATAGPPAAAGSSRPNLPPRAGVISVAPQSRASPLPHPGAPRPTSDVHPGAPRVNADTHPGAPRPTKPSDLPLAGPTVAPAARPSAQPQPTGPTQSQLPPPMQPTHAAPPQTLASPKPPPRSRSHHGLPPDAAKGDSAPKTNGVNGVQSKPKGPDALDFLIPSRSLNRGASLRSPPSVPASLSSLMSAGLLLPPPAMPRSRSQETLRASPNLLAAEPLPARPCSTNPFFGQHDWAPPVRATVGPQRLSRGASPITLSSATQPVLPLHRQPPNWVTFNDDFPLPVGRAAATPSSAALTEPDWVTEAVVPSAPPLEFDLFPEPDWLNPSPAFPAHRAKTLPPNTALFPEPDWLSSIPGVPPPVPSRSGAAVANPPSGSGPGCLLFPN, from the exons ATGGCCTTCAGCAAAGGTTATCGTGTCTACCACAAGCTGGACCCGCCCCCCTACAGCGTGATTGTGGAGACGCGCGCTCGGGAAGAGTGCCTGATGTTTGAATCCGGTGCCGTCGCCGTCCTCT CTGCGGCTGAGAAGGAGGCCATTAAGAACACGTATTCCAAGATAGTGGACGCCTACGGGATCTTGGGCGTCCTCCGCCTCAACCTGG GCGACTCCATGCTCCACAGCCTAGTGCTAGTGACGGGCTGCAGCTCGGTGGGCAAAGTGCAGGAGTCTGAAGTGTTCCGGGTGACGCAGACGGACTTTGTGTCGCTGAAGAACGACCCCGGCGACGAGGAACGTATCAGCGAGGTGCGCAAGGTGCTCAACTCGGGTCACTTCTACTTTGCCTGGTCCGCCTCGGGCGTCGGCATGGACTTGAGCCTCAACGCGCGCCGCCGCATCCTGGAGGACACCACAGACAACCGCTTCTTCTG GAACCAGTCGCTGCACCTGCACCTGAAGCATTACGGCGTCAACTGCGACGACTGGCTGCTGCGGCTGATGTGCGGCGGTGTGGAGATCCGCACGATCTACGCCGGCCACAAGCAGGCCAAGGCGTGCATCTTCTCCCGCCTCAGCTCTGAGCGGGCCGGCACGCGCTTCAACGTGCGCGGCACCAACGACGACGGGCAGGTGGCCAACTTTGTGGAGACCGAGCAG GCCATCTTCCTTGATGACAGAGTATCGTCGTTCATCCAGATCCGCGGCTCCATTCCGCTCTTTTGGGAACAGCCGGGGATCCAG GTCGGCTCTCACCGCGTCAAACTCTCCCGAGGATTTGAAGCCAACGCTCCAGCCTTTGAAAG ACACTTCACCGCCTTGAAGAGGTTGTACGGCAAGCAAGTCATCATCAATCTGCTCGGCAGTAAGGAAGGAGAACACATGCTCAGTAAAGCCTTTCAG AGTCACCTGAAGGCCTCGGAGCACGCGGCGTGGGTCAAGATGGTCAACTTCGACTACCACCAGAACGTGCGCGGCGGCAAAGCCGACAAGCTGCACAGCGTGCTCAAGCCGCAGCTTAGCAAGTTCCTGGACGACTGCGGCTTCTTCTACTACTCGGGAGAGATGGGCATCACCAG gAGCCAAGGCGGCACCATCAGGACCAACTGCCTGGACTGTTTGGACAGAACCAACAGCGTGCAAGCCTTCTTTGCCCTGGAG GTGCTGCCCAAGCAACTGGAAGAAATGGGCCTGACGGAGAAGCCTCAGCTGGTGGCCCGCTTCCAGGAGGTGTTCCGGACCATGTGGTCAGCCAACGGTGACTCGGTCAGCAAGATCTACGCCGGCACCGGCGCCCTAGACGGCAAGGCCAAG GCAAGCAAGTTGAAAGACGGCGCTCGCTCGGTGACCAGGACCATCCAGAACAACTTCTTTGACAGCTCCAAGCAGGAAGCCATCGACATCCTGCGACTGGGCTCCACGCTCAACAGCGACCTGGCCGACAAGGCGCGGGCCTTGCTCACCACTTCCAGCCTCTACG TCACTGAGCCCGTCTTGCAGTCAG CCTCGCCCCGGGTGCTGCTAGGTATGTGCCGGAACCACCGCAAGTACACGCGGCCCAAGCCGATCCGAGTGTGCGTGGGCACGTGGAACGTCAACGGCGGCAAGCAGTTCCGCAGCATCGCCTTCCGCAACCAGACGCTCAACGACTGGCTGCTGGACGCCCCCAAGATCGCCGGCCACCCCGAGTTCCAAG ACAGCAAAGCCAACCCAATCGACATCTTTGCCATCGGCTTTGAGGAAATGGTGGAGCTGAACGCTGGAAACATCGTCAGCGCCAG CACCACCAACCAGAAGCTGTGGGCCGCCGAGTTGCAGAAGAACATCTCGCGGGACCACAAGTATGTGCTGCTGGCTTCCGAGCAGCTGGTGGGCGTGTGCTTGTTCGTGTTCATCCGCCCCCAGCACGCCCCCTTCATCAG GGACGTGGCAGTGGACACGGTGAAAACGGGCATGGGCGGCGCCACGGGCAACAAAGGGGGCGTGGCCATCCGCCTGCTCTTCCACACCACCAGCATCTGCTTCGTGTGCTCGCATTTTGCCGCGGGACAGTCGCAGGTCAAGGAGAGGAACGACGACTACAACGAGATCACGCGCAGGCTCAGCTTCCCCATG GGCCGCCTGCTCTACTCTCACGACTACGTTTTCTGGTGCGGCGACTTCAACTACCGCATCAACCTGCCCAACGAGGAGGTGAAGGATCTGATCAGGCAACAGAACTGGGATGCGCTGACCGCTGGCGACCAGCTCTTTGACCAGAAGAACGCCGGATTG GTGTTCCGGGGATTCATCGAGGGTAAACTGGACTTTGCGCCCACGTACAAGTACGACCTTTTCTCAGAGGACTACGACACCAGCGAGAAGTGCCGCACGCCCGCCTGGACCGATCGGATCCTGTGGAAGCGCAGGAAGTGGAACTTTGACAAAACAG CTGAGGAGATGAACGTGGTTGGCGCTTCGACGTCAGGCGAGAACGAGGACGACCCGGATTACCCCTGGAGCCCCGGGACCCTCAAGTACTACGGCAGGGCTGAGCTCAAGACCTCGGACCACAG GCCGGTGGTGTCCATCGTGGATGTGGATGTCCTGGAGGTGGACCCGGAGGCCCGGCACCAGGTCTACAAGGACGTTATTGCCCTGCAGGGACCCCCAGACGGCACGGTCCTGGTGTCGCTGTGCTCGTCCGGACCCGACGACTACTTTGACGACGCGCTCATCGACGAGCTGCTCGACAAGTTTGCCAGCTTCGGCGAGGTCATCCTCATCAG ATTTGTTGAGGAGAAGATGTGGGTGACGTTCCTGGACGGTTACTCCGCTCTGGCCGCTTTGTCTCTCAGCGCATCCACT GTTCTTGGCAAGATGCTCGACATCCGCCTGAAGAGCCCCGGCTGGATTAAGAGcctggaggaggagatgagCGTGGAGCGCATCTGCGGCAGCATCCCCACCTCGGCTAGCTCCACCCTCCTGGCCGAAGACGCCGACATGGGCGACGACGACTATGACATGGAGGGCGACGTGGACGAGGAGGTGGAGGCGGTCCTTCCGCAGCACCTGCAGCCGTCCGCCGACTCGGCGTCGGGCTCCTCCCCGATGACCTCGCCGCGAGGCAGCCCCTGCGCCTCCCCCACCCACAGCGAGGCCGGCAGGCCCGGACGCACCGCTCAACCGGCCCGACCCTCACAAG GCCCTCCTGGGGACCTGCAGCCCGGCGCGCCGTCGACCCAAGGCTTGGAGCCCAGGCGTGCGCCCCCTCCCCGACCCAACGCGCCCCCCGTGAGACCCACGCCGCCCCAGCGCCCGCCGCCCCCCTCAG GTCGAGGCCAGGCAACCGCAGGCCCCCCCGCAGCGGCGGGTTCCTCCAGGCCG AATCTTCCCCCTCGAGCCGGCGTGATCAGCGTGGCTCCGCAGTCCCGTGCCTCTCCTCTTCCCCACCCCGGCGCTCCCCGCCCCACCTCCGACGTGCACCCGGGGGCCCCTCGAGTCAACGCTGACACCCACCCCGGGGCGCCTCGACCGACCAAACCGTCTGATCTTCCTCTAG CGGGTCCCACGGTGGCCCCTGCGGCGAGACCGTCGGCACAGCCCCAGCCCACCGGCCCGACCCAGTCTCAGCTGCCTCCCCCCATGCAGCCCACGCACGCCGCCCCGCCGCAGACGCTGGCCTCTCCTAAGCCACCGCCCCGTTCCCGATCTCATCATGGTCTGCCGCCGGACGCCGCCAAGGGCGACTCGGCCCCCAAG ACCAACGGAGTGAATGGCGTCCAATCCAAGCCCAAGGGCCCGGACGCCCTCGACTTCCTGATCCCTTCCCGATCCCTGAACCGCGGCGCCTCCCTGCGGAGTCCGCCCTCCGTCCCCGCCTCCTTATCGTCCTTGATGTCCGCCGGCCTCCTCCTGCCGCCGCCCGCTATGCCCCGCAGTCGCTCGCAAGAGACCCTGCGCGCCTCCCCAAACCTTTTGGCCGCCGAGCCGCTCCCCGCGCGGCCCTGCAGCACCAACCCGTTTTTTGGCCAGCACGATTGGGCGCCGCCCGTCCGCGCCACAGTTGGCCCTCAGCGCCTTTCCCGGGGCGCGTCCCCGATCACGCTCTCTTCGGCCACGCAACCCGTCCTGCCGCTCCACCGCCAGCCTCCTAATTGGGTCACCTTCAACGACGACTTCCCGCTTCCGGTCGGGCGCGCTGCCGCGACCCCCAGCTCCGCCGCCCTCACCGAACCGGACTGGGTAACTGAAGCTGTGGTCCCGTCGGCCCCTCCCCTCGAATTCGACCTGTTTCCTGAGCCGGACTGGTTAAACCCTTCCCCGGCCTTCCCCGCGCACCGGGCCAAAACTTTGCCCCCAAACACGGCCCTCTTTCCCGAACCCGACTGGTTAAGCTCCATCCCGGGCGTTCCTCCTCCAGTCCCGTCGCGCTCCGGCGCCGCTGTCGCCAACCCCCCCAGTGGATCCGGTCCCGGCTGCCTACTCTTTCCCAACTGA